DNA from Homo sapiens chromosome 1, GRCh38.p14 Primary Assembly:
ataagacaatgaaaaaaattaatttatatacagGTGATGGTAATGGGAATTTAAACCATAAAATTATCCTTGACACTTAGAATGTCGCTTTAGATGAAGATGCTATTGTTTTATGAAGCAAACGGGGAAAAATCCAGATTTCAAGATCCCATAACCCTGTATGACTTAacacttgaaagttgaaattaaatgtaaaaagccATAcactcttttccttttgtttgtgagTTAGGCGAATTTGGTAATATATAGGAAGAGATGACAAAAATAGACTCCATTATGTCCTGCTTGGAACcagttttcatataaaaatttaaaagcttgaTATGGAAGAACATTTTTAGctatttttcactgttttttttcccGATTATATTTTggtaatatattttggatatggcCTGTCTTGGTCTTTGTCATTTTTATCAATTTTGATTTTTCCCTTGCAAATGAGAGCTTTGTCCAGCCAACATGGAGAAGTACATTTCTAGGGACTAAACCTGGCTCCCGGGTTGTTTGCTGAGGTCCTTTTTGTGTGGAAAGAATGGTTATTACCAGGGAaggttttccttttgttttacttGCTATCCAGATGCTGCTCAGACTCTCGCTCTCGCACAGGATCACAGTATGGATATTCCAAGTCAAGACCAACTGAAGGTAAAATCACCACACGGTGACTTCTTTTGTTGTACAGAGTGGCCCCTTCTCTGTACCTATGGATCTTGGACTCCCAAGACCTTTCCCTGAATGTGGTAAGAATTTAATAAGAAAGGTTCTTGGGAGTTCACAGACCAGGGACAGAGTGAACCTTCTCTGTTCTGCCCATAACAGAGTTCCAGTCTCTGAACCTTTCTTTGGGATGTAGCACTTCTGATCTTCAGTTCTTCCAGTTGCATTTTTCTTTGGGtttgtgtgtacctgtgtgtgtgtgtttgaggatATTGCTTTATTAGATTTTAATAGGCGTGTTGCAGTTAAGTTCATGTCAGGCCATTTCCTAAAGCTTCCCCAAACCTGGGGAAACTTTATAGTCATCTTGGTACGTGGCGAGGGTTTCATATGTTTTCTGAATTATGCCTAATTTTGTAGTAGACTGGAGGGTTTATACAGATAGCCTGTTTTTAACAGTAGATTTTGGCCTTTGTGCagaggttttttttccccccaggttTGGGATTCTTCTAGCTTTGCTCACAGTGGGTTGAGGAGAGGTGTTGCCTTTATTTGATGACTGTTGTGAACTTGAGTTCTCTTTCTTGTGTGTAACCCATTGTGTTGCACACTAACTGGTGAGCCAGAATGGAACTGCTACATCCCCTGGTCTCAGTTATTTCTACTGCACTGATGGACACCTTTCCCTTCTTTCAGCAAAGTGCAGAGGAAAGTTCCACTTCCagaaaaagaactacagaagACGATATCCCCACACTGCCTACCTCAGAGCATAAATGCATACATTCTAGAGAAGGTATGTTTTGGATTAAGGCTATATAGACTTttgttctcttcctcttccaacctttttatttttaatctctccGTATGTGAAGTAGGAGAGGGATATGTCACAATTTCTCATCCTTTTCTGAAAACCTTTTTATCAGCCTAGTTACTACCATTGTTAGCTTTGAAGAGGTAGTGCTATTTTAGCAACCCGTGAGTACTAGGATGGTGCAAGACCCTTCCATGAGCTAGCATGCTACTAGAAAATAGctacacatttattgatttgctacCAGGTGAATTTTCTACATACATGAATTCAGCTGCCTTAGACTTTTCAATCTTAGTATTCTTGTATGTATATGATTTggttagaatttttattttgatttatctaCTTGAGGCAAAGGccaattttcatacttttttttttttttttggagtcagagtTTCCCTgggtcacccaggttggagtgcagcagtgcgatctcagctcactgcgacctccacctccttggttcaagtgattcttgtgcctcagcctcctgagtagctgagattacaggtgtgtgccaccacgcctggcttttttttttttttttttgagacggagtctcattcttgttACCTGggctgagtgcaatggtgtgatctcagctcaccgcagcctccgcctcccaggttcaagccattctcctgcctcagcctctggagtagctgggattacaggcgcacgccaccacacccggctaattttgtatttttagtagagatggggtttccccacgttggttaggctggtctccaactcccgacctcaggtgatctgcctaccttggcctcccaaagtgctgggattacaggtgcatgccactacgcctggctaattttggggttttgccatgttggccaggctggtctcgaactactggcctcaaatggtctacccgcctcagcctcctaaagtgctgggattacaggcgtgagccactgcacctggcccaatttttaCACATTTTGAAGTTTGCAAAGATGACATAATATACTTAATCACAAAGCCAAGAATGAGATATAAGAAGCCTGGTATAAGTTGAGCACTCTAAATTTGAAATGTTGAGCATTCTCAATTTGAAAGATTGTAATGCTCTTTTAGCAACTCATGAGTACTAGGATGGTGCAAGACCCTTTCAAAGGATCTTAGAATAAGTTGAgcatccaaaatctgaaaacttgttttttttttttgttttgttttgtttttttttttttgagacagggtcttgctctgtcaccaggctggagtgcagtggcacagtctcagctcactgcaacaacctccacctcccgtgttcaagcgattctcctgcctcagcctcctaagtagctgggattacaggcgtgcaccactacgcccagctaatttttgtattcttagtagagacggggttttaccatgttgaccaggatgggtTGAtgtcatgacctcgtgatccacccgccttggcctcccaaagtgctgggattataggcatgagccaccacacccagcctctgaaAACTTTTTCACATGACACCACAAGTAGAAAATTTAACACCTGACCTCATATGACAGGTTGCAGTGAAAACTTAGTTTCATGCAcggaattatttaaaatattacaaaaaactGTCTTCAGGCTATGTGTACAAGGTGTACATGAAAACTTGGGTCccattagccgggcgcggtggctcacgcctgtaatcccagcactttgggaggctgaggtgggcggatcacgaggtcaggagattgagaccatcctggccaacacggtgaaatcctgtctctacttaaaaaaaatacaaaaaattagctgggtgtggtggcgggcgcccgtagtcccagctacccgggaggctgaggcaggagaattgcgtgaacccaggaggtggagctagcagtgagccgagattgtgccactgcactccagcctgggcgacagagcgagactctgtctcaaaaaaaaaacaaaagggaaacttgggtcccatccccaggatatctcattatgtatatgcaaatattccaaatccAGAAAAATTGTTTTTGCCCTTGGATGGTAGTCACCAGATCTTTGCCATTCCATTAGATATGTTGTGGTCAGGCTAATGAGTTCATCCATATTTTCCCCAAAACTCTAAAAAACActttctaggctgggcatggtggctcatgcttgtaatcctagcactttgggaggctgaggcaggcggatcacctgaggtcaggagttcgagaccagcctggtcaacatggtgaaacactgtctatattaaaaatacaaaaattagccggacatggtggcaggcgcctgtaatcccagctactcgggaggctgaggcaggataattgcttgaacccgggaggcagaggttgcagtgagccgagatcgcgccattgccctccagcctgggggacaagagcaagactttgtctcaaaaaacaaacaaaaaaaacactttctaaaattagttttttgtttctgtttttgtgttggCGAAGATGTGTAAAATCATAAATTCCCCAAAGTCATTTTATGGCATGATGGCTTCTAGTCTAGGCATGTGGACCAATGGCAGGTTAAGCCTCTAGTTATGTCTGAGAAACTTTGGCTgctgaagttattttaaaagcttaaatttGAATAAGTTTATCATGCTGGATTGTTTTCTTTACATTGCATTTGAGCATAAACTGAATTTTGGTCTACCTAGTTACTTTGTAACTATTCCAGTCTATATGATATTAAATGTGTAATTTTATTCCTTAATGCAAATCCTTGCTTATTTTGTACTCAAAAGGCAATTTTAAGATATATAAGAACATGGCTGGGCACTGTTAGAaaatcaaggctgggcatggtagctcgtgcctgtaatcccagcactttgggaggctgaggcaggggcattacttgagctcaagagttcgagaccagcttgggtaacatagcgagacctcgtctctacaaaaaatcagcccagtagaaaattagctgggcatgatggtgcgcaccagtcgtcccagctactcaggaggctgagatggaaggatcacttgagcccaagaggtggagattgcagtgagcggaggttgcagtgaatcaatatcatgtcactgcactccagcctgggcaacaaagtggtgccctgtctcaaaaaaaagttgggggCAAGGGCAGGTATTTAAGAATAGCCAACTCAAGGGGGGATATGTAGTTTGTGATGAAAATTTGGGaataaataatagtattttcAGGAAGACCTATAGGTAGAAGGGACAGAATTTTTATTTGTGGAAAGAATGAcctattttcatttccttcataaGTTGTAGAGCTCGAGTAGGGAAGAATAACTTTAATATGGCACCATTTCAAGAATTTGGCTTCTGATAGTTTCAATAATGAATAAGTGGAAACATAATTGAAGTTTCCCTGGCCACAGATAAGCCTTTTAGTCAGCAATATTGAcataatttataagtaaatagGGTAACCTTATGTTCTGGCAAGGACCCATGTATTGCAGAAATTCTTTCACCATATGTACTTCAGCACACGTTAACCCCATGGTTGCTATGGGCAGGCCTAATGTATTGGGAGGAGgtagaagagaatgagaaagtaAGAAAGGAGCAGTAGAGCCCAACAAAAGACTGGAGTATGGGAAAGAAAAGAGTATCATGTGATAACAACAGACTTATGTTAATTAGCTGCCCTCAGTGTCATTCAAATGTACAATGTGAGATCTTTTACTTGAAATAACGTGGGGTCTTAGTATTTGTGGTATGTCTAGATACTTAACTCTAAGAGCCCATTGATCCAGCGAGggcatatgtatgtatttggaCAACCTAGAGTTTAGTGTTTTATAGTGGTTGTTACCTACTAAAACATACGAATTATTGAGAATTGACCCAGAATATGTGGTACCAGTGAGATTGCCTGGACAACCTTGTGATCACCTATTATGGTTTGTATTGCCTTGCTTTGATCTTAAGGGTTAGACCACTATGTTACCATCATTTGCAATGCTGTTAATCAAACTATTATCAGGCACTATGTACTAGAGCAAGTAATTCTATAGTTTATACATGGTAGGAGTGTTTAAAATACCAGTAAATGCCCATTTAGAAATTCTTTTAGCACAAGGTCATTGTTCAGATGCttttagagtcttttttttttcctgtcttctcatAGAAGACAATGCTTTTAGAGTTTAAACTTGATAAACGATGATCTGTTTGTAGTGTCATTACTTGCTAATGAAGTCTAAACAAGGGAGGAGATTTGAGCTCTGCCACTAAGACAGATACTTGATttctggttctttctttcttagaacAGGAATTTCTTTTTACCTATTTTATAAAGAAGTTTTAAGTATTCTAAAGATAGTCTTAGTTATTACGTATTGTGCATAGTTATCATTCTTTTCATTTGACTTCTATAGATGAAGACTTAATTGAAAATTTAGCCCAAGATGAAACATCTAGGCTGGACCTTGGATTTGAGGAGTGGGATGTAGCTGGCCTGCCTTGGTGGTTTTTAGGAAACTTGAGAAGCAACTATACACCTAGAAGTAATGGCTCAACTGATTTACAGACAAATCAGGTAAATTTCACATTTGAAGGgaagtggttttttttcttttgaaagggTAACATTCTTGGTTACTCTTGACCACACATTATATTCTCTAAGAATTCTTATTTACTCCTATGGCGTTAAATACCATCTGTATGCATGTGATACCCAAATCTGTATCTCTAGTCCTTACCTCTTCCCTAAATGCCCAACTTCAGTTTCCAGATGCCTATTTAACTAACAACTCTACTTAGAGGATTTGACATTGAACAATTTCAAAATGGAGCCTTTGGCTgtgcgtagtggctcatgcctgtaatctctgggAGTCCCAGCCTataacactgggaggccgagacaggaggattgcttgagcccaggagtttgagaccagcctaggcaacatagacaccatttttacaaaaaattaaaaattagccaggcgtggtggcgtgcgcctgtttTACTATAGTAATAACTGATTCAGCCCCCTCCTTCCTCACTTCCTGTCATTCTTCTTTGTTCACTACATGCGTTTTGGATATACTAGGCTCCTTTCTGACACTGTAGCCCAAAATTGCTGCCTTCCTCAGGCACCTTAAGTTTGTTCTTTACTCTTTCTGGAACACTGTTCCCCCAcattctttctttgccttctcaTGATTTAGGACTCACCTCAAATGTAATTTCTTCAAAGAGGTCATCCCTGGCCACAAAGGCTATTATGTTACACAGTTCCAGTAGGATCCATTCGCTTTTTGTTTTGGAGCTGTGTAGCTATAGGTGGTGGCCCTGCCAAACCCATCCCTAGTTAAAATAGCCTCCTCTCTAGCCACTCTTCtcttttatcctattttattCTCCATAGTACTTCTCACTTTGTAAAAATATtgctatattttatgtatgtgttgtCTGTTTACCACTGAAATGTAAGGCCAGGGCTTTTGTATTATTCACTACTTTTTCCATTACCTGGTACCTAGAACAGTATGtggcacataataggtattcagtgagtatttgtttaataaatggaTGAGTATTTAATAGtgtgcaaaataataaattgtctCTCATGAATGTTGTAGAAAAGCATGTCATGAAATATTCATAGATGAATGCAGAAGGTTAGTTCTATATGGAGTTCAGAAAGTGTCAGGACAAAAGGTTTGGGTGACCATCAgtatttctcatatttctttaataaacatCCTTGAccattttaagggaaagaatATGTCAGAACTAATGGAATGTTTTGTAGCTTCTTAGAGTGTCACCTGTAGAAGGGAATTTAGGGAATAGATTCTATTTACTTGAGCAACTACAAGTCCTTACCTTTTAAACTCTTCAGTACTGTTTCTTAGGTGTTATACCTGATTTAGTGTTAAAAGAGAAAAGTCCATGCCTGACACCATTATATCCATCCATTAGTTTATCCACAGTAGGTGTCAAGTagatatatgttgaatgaatacatgtcCACTGAATAAAGGCAAGATGTTCTTTGGCGATGTAGTGTGACGACATTGAGTTTTGGgttcatttgtgttgtttcaaCATCTCTGATAAACCTCTGAATACAGAAactcatgtttgttttttttctgttaggaTGTGGGTACTGCCATTGTTTCAGATACTACAGATGACTTGTGGTTTTTGAATGAGTCAGTATCAGAGCAGTTAGGTGTTGGAATAAAAGTTGAAGCTGCTGATACTGAACAAACAAGTGAAGAAGTAGGGAAAGTAAGTGACAAAAAGGTATGTTGTGGAAAAATTCCATGTTGATTCTGTTTGTGTGCTCATAGTATCATCTGTTGAGATTTCTTTGTATCTGTTTTTACAACAGATTGCTCACATAATCCcctttttaactttaattaatttttcaatcCAATTTTAAGATTCACATTAAGTAATGTTAACCAGGGCTGCCTTAAAAGCCCCTACTTAGTCAAAAGCAGTAAGCTACTCTTTTTTCCCCTGATTATAGCAACAAGCtaccttttctctccctttgctAACAAGGTAAGGTGCtaatcaagcttgtccaacccacagcctgtGGACCACATGCGGCCCAGAACAACTTTGAatcaacacaaattcataaacttttaaaaaacattatgagttttcttgcgattttttttctccttttagctCATCAgttatcattagtgttagtgtattttatgtgtggcccaagacaattcttccagtgtgacccagggaagccaaaaggttgGACACCCCTGTTGTAAATGAACAGCAGTCTGTAGGAGAAAACTTATTTCTTGGAAATCTTGATAGCTTCCATAACCATGTTGTACCTAAATGGAAAGATAAGATTATTTCTTTGTAGCTATTTTAGTGTTAAAATAGTAGAAAAGAGGGGAGATTGAACTCTGAGTACATACATATGGTATGTACTCATGAAGTACTCATGTGTATGGTATGTACTCATGTACAGATGAAGAGTCATACAGGCAACTTGCTCAAGACTCAGAAGAAATTGGGGAGGAGATCCAGTGGCCAGCATGTAGAAGAGTGTTGGTAAACATCCATCGGATaaatacagcaaagaaaaaattGGGTCAtcctttttagttatttaagggaTTTTCATAAGAATTTTGAGTTCCTGAAGGATACCCTAGTATATTCGTTGTAGTCAAATGGTACCTGGGTTCTCTTAGACTAGTTATATGGGTAGCATTAgaaggaatgcaggtggcttgAATTAAGACAAAAGTGACATTtggaaacttttatttatttatttttgagatgggatctcactgttttgcccaacctggtcttaaacttcttagctcaagtggtccttccacttcagcctcccaagtagctggggtcacaggcatgtGCAGCCATACCTGGCCTAGGAAACGTCTATAGAGAGAGATGGGACTTAAAATACTTGGCCATTTGTGAGAAGGTTGCTGTACAGAGGTTCATAATTGTTTCATaattggttttattctttttattggaCCACAAAACTAgggctttaaatttttaaattctaaattttaaaatttagaacacTCCTTACTTTTGAAacggactttttttgtttgtttctgtttctgtgggcATGTTTTTATAGGACAGCCAGAGTATCACATAACTAGTTTCACTTTTGAAAgtgaaaagtaaatttttaagatACTTTGTTTCATTCTTCCTGTCTGCTTAGATAAAAAATTGCACGTTTAACAATTTGGAGCTTTTCTactctgaaattatttatttatttatttttaaattgttttagagacaagctcttattctgtcacccaggctggagtgcagtggtgagatcatagcttactgcaagccggaactcttgggctcaagcgattctcttgtctcagcccccaagtaactgggactacaggcgtgcaccaccacacctggctaattttttttattttttgcagagacagggtcttgctctgttgcctaggccagtttcaaactcctgggctcaaggtatcctcctgccttggcctcccaaagtgctgaaattataggcaccTGGCTGTAAaatagccaccatgcccagctattttcttTAAAGTCATAAATATGGGCATCTTCTCTCTTCTGAATGCAAAATTTATTTGGTAACTCTTCTGGGTGCTTTTCTGTCGTTTGTGCTACTACTGAAATGCCAACTAGAAGTACAGAATCATGTGTTTGGTCTTGCATTTAAGCTGTCTCCTTAAGTGCTAGAGATGGGAGAAGAATGTGAGTTTTAAATTGAAGCAGTTGTCTTTTTTGCTTTCAGTTAATTAGCCTCATCTAAAACAAGTAAACATTACTAATGAGATGTTTTTGCCTTCACAGGTGATTGAAGTGGGAAAAAATGATGACCTGGAGGACTCTAAGTCCTTAAGTGATGATACCGATGTAGAGGTTACCTCTGAGGTATGAATCTTTAGCAAGAACTATTTTGCACCAGCCCCATCTTCAGAtgatgtaatcccagcagttcacTTGTGTTGAAGAGTGCTGTTTACCCCTCATTTCTGTCTCCCTTGCCTAGTTGCTAAGTGATGTtggtttctttacatttttttaagagatttttaTTGGAACTTAAGAAGGGAAGGGGATAATTTGATCTTATCCTCTCCCTACCTTGAAAAGGATGAGATAAATGCCTCTGTGTGCCTTTCTCCCTGCCATCAAATCTCTCTGGAGACACAAAGTTATTCAAAATAGTCTTGCACTGCTTTCCCTGACTCAACACCTCTCTGCAATCCCAAAGACAGACCCATAGGCTAtctaaaattatttgttgaatataaaaataatattgtcattgttttcttaaaaagaagcaaatggaaaacagcttAATTTCCACACAGATTAGTATTAATGGAGGACTATTAAAGAAGACTTGATATTCCACTCTTAGGTTAATAGGGATGGATTTGTCACTAGTTGACAACTCAAGTCTAGACCCAAATGTATACCTtgcttttttgttgctatttcccCATGTTTCTTTTAGTCTTGCCACAGGTAACACACTATGGGAAAAAGGTTGGTGGAGGAAGGATAAGAAGGGGATTTTACATTTTGCTGCTtggaaagagaaacatttttaggTTGTTTCTGGTGTTGATCCTTCCCCCATTCCCACCACACCACTGTTGAGCATTATGGTAGTTCATTGCCAATGATCTGTGTGTAGCTtagtaataaagtaaaatatattggtCCAGTAAGTGTTCTTGACTGTAATACAAATAACAGAGATAAATGTTTCcatctgtttttttgagatggagtttcactcttgttgccaaggttggaatgcaatggcataatctcggctcactgcaacttccgcctcccggcttcgagcgattctcctgcctcagtctcccaagtagctgagattacagacatgtgccaccatgcccagctaattttgtatttttagtagagacgaggatctccatgttggtcaggctggtcttgaacttctgatctcaggtgatccgcccgcctcagcctcccacagtgctgggattacaggcgtgagccaccactcccggccatgTTTCCATCTTAATCAGACTTCTGTGGCTACTTGGGTGCAGAAAACCTATTAAGCAAATGGACTGTATTTCATCATATCAAAGATGCCATTGAATTTAATAAGCCCTATTATTTTATGTCCTACTAAGAAAAAGTGATGCCAATTAAACTGTGGCACACCATCACTCATGAATTCCAAATCTTTATGAAGTTCCTTTGATTATTTGTATagcattttaaatgagattgGAAGATCTTAGACTGGCAAGAGTGTTTTGAGGCCATCTGGAATCCCAGTTTAACACATGGTTGTGCCCTTGCCTCAGTCTGGACAATTGAGTTATGACTTCTAGACTTGAAGTGCTTGGCCTTTGACCTAAAAGTAATCAAGTTCAGCTTATGTCAAATCAAATCCTGTCAAAGCCAGTTAACCgcattaaatattctttcttgTTCCCTGTAGCTATTTTTGAATTAAGCAAAGCATTTAAAATTCATTGAGATCTAGTGTCTCCTAATTTGAATATGGAGAAGTAGGGAAAAATTACTTGGCATTCAAGgacaataacatttatttttcagagggCATGATTTAGGCATACAGTTACACCTATAATTCTGGGTGCAATGAGAGTGCATGAGTAAATTTAGTCGTTTTCAAATCTCATTtgttttagctttcttttttgccAAACTTTATAACATTTGCTATTAGTGTAGAAAAGAATGACAGAGTATTCTCTTCATTCTTCAGCCTCTTGCCCGATAAAGGAGTAAGTTgtgcaaagaaaaataactccAAAGAAGCCCATAAGGTACAGCAAACAATGTAAATTTCACCGAGATGAGGTAGAAAGCCACCTTTCTTAAAGCCACTTTCTTAAAGATAACTATATCAGATTTTGGCTTGAAAATAGCAGTTGTGGCACTATCAGTGTAAACCTTCCAAAGACTTTCCTTCATGTGGCTGTAGAATTTGCTCAAATCCTAGGCTAGATCACTGGTGTGGAATAGCTTAGTGAGAGGATGTGAATGAATTTgacctcctttcctttttctcagcATCATATTAACCCCCTGAGTATTAATTGGCTTCACTTGTCTTTGTAGGATGAGTGGCAGTGTACTGAATGCAAGAAATTTAACTCTCCAAGCAAGAGGTACTGTTTTCGTTGTTGGGCCTTGAGGAAGGATTGGTATTCAGATTGTTCAAAGTTAACCCATTCTCTCTCCACGTCTGATATCA
Protein-coding regions in this window:
- the MDM4 gene encoding protein Mdm4 isoform 5 (isoform 5 is encoded by transcript variant 5); the protein is MTSFSTSAQCSTSDSACRISPGQINQDHSMDIPSQDQLKQSAEESSTSRKRTTEDDIPTLPTSEHKCIHSREDEDLIENLAQDETSRLDLGFEEWDVAGLPWWFLGNLRSNYTPRSNGSTDLQTNQDVGTAIVSDTTDDLWFLNESVSEQLGVGIKVEAADTEQTSEEVGKVSDKKVIEVGKNDDLEDSKSLSDDTDVEVTSEDEWQCTECKKFNSPSKRYCFRCWALRKDWYSDCSKLTHSLSTSDITAIPEKENEGNDVPDCRRTISAPVVRPKDAYIKKENSKLFDPCNSVEFLDLAHSSESQETISSMGEQLDNLSEQRTDTENMEDCQNLLKPCSLCEKRPRDGNIIHGRTGHLVTCFHCARRLKKAGASCPICKKEIQLVIKVFIA
- the MDM4 gene encoding protein Mdm4 isoform X6 — translated: MDIPSQDQLKQSAEESSTSRKRTTEDDIPTLPTSEHKCIHSREDEDLIENLAQDETSRLDLGFEEWDVAGLPWWFLGNLRSNYTPRSNGSTDLQTNQDVGTAIVSDTTDDLWFLNESVSEQLGVGIKVEAADTEQTSEEVGKVSDKKVIEVGKNDDLEDSKSLSDDTDVEVTSEDEWQCTECKKFNSPSKRYCFRCWALRKDWYSDCSKLTHSLSTSDITAIPEKENEGNDVPDCRRTISAPVVRPKDAYIKKENSKLFDPCNSVEFLDLAHSSESQETISSMGEQLDNLSEQRTDTENMEDCQNLLKPCSLCEKRPRDGNIIHGRTGHLVTCFHCARRLKKAGASCPICKKEIQLVIKVFIA